One Ignavibacterium album JCM 16511 genomic region harbors:
- a CDS encoding NifU family protein — MLMVQDVDLTPNPHALKFILNEKLLNYESRQYSSREEAENDPFAKGIFDIPGVVSVFYMDKFVTIEKSKETSWGQIQRPFINFLKDFDKNLIPAEKEIEISEQESNELLKKINDLLDQKVRPALAGDGGGLEVIGLDGFTVKIRYQGACGSCPSSISGTLMAIEGLLKRDINPAIQVIPA; from the coding sequence ATGTTAATGGTACAAGATGTAGACTTAACTCCCAATCCACACGCATTAAAATTTATTTTAAACGAAAAATTACTCAATTACGAAAGCCGTCAATATTCAAGCAGAGAAGAAGCTGAAAATGATCCCTTTGCAAAAGGAATATTTGATATTCCCGGAGTTGTATCGGTTTTTTATATGGACAAGTTTGTTACTATCGAAAAATCTAAAGAAACAAGTTGGGGTCAGATACAAAGACCATTTATTAATTTCTTAAAGGATTTTGATAAAAATCTCATACCGGCTGAAAAAGAAATCGAAATTTCCGAACAGGAATCAAACGAGCTTTTGAAGAAAATTAATGACCTGCTTGATCAGAAAGTAAGGCCTGCATTAGCTGGTGACGGCGGCGGTCTTGAAGTGATAGGATTGGATGGATTTACTGTTAAGATTCGTTATCAGGGTGCCTGCGGCAGTTGTCCAAGTTCAATTTCAGGAACACTAATGGCAATTGAAGGATTACTGAAACGCGATATCAATCCTGCCATTCAGGTCATTCCGGCTTAG
- a CDS encoding asparaginase, producing MKKILVVFTGGTFSMMIDRTTGGAIPRYSGSELLDMIPQAKELAEIEYFDFGKYPGPHVTPQLMLQLSREIKNLLSEKHYDGVIVTHGTDTLEETAYFLDLTINTEIPIVMIGSMKNSSEPDWDGPRNLIDAIHICLNDNSKNLGVLVCLNGEINAASEVTKIYSDSVESFKSLDFGSLGFVQNGKVIYNRLPHYLEKIETDIIDDNVDMLTVYAGMNEKFFRFSADSGASGIVVEALGVGNVPPPAFEGIKYAVQKGIPVVLTSRCPAGETDYIYSYPGAGKHLHDIGVIFADYINGQKARIKLIIVLGKTKDINEIRRYFEAPRAKSQK from the coding sequence ATGAAAAAGATTTTAGTCGTTTTCACCGGCGGAACATTTTCAATGATGATTGACCGTACTACCGGCGGAGCAATACCAAGATATTCCGGTAGTGAATTGCTCGATATGATTCCGCAAGCAAAAGAACTTGCTGAAATAGAATACTTTGATTTCGGAAAATATCCTGGTCCGCATGTTACGCCACAACTGATGCTTCAACTTTCACGAGAAATAAAAAATCTTTTATCTGAAAAACATTATGATGGTGTAATTGTTACGCACGGTACAGATACTCTAGAAGAAACAGCTTACTTTCTTGACTTAACAATAAACACTGAAATTCCAATCGTTATGATTGGTTCAATGAAAAACAGTTCTGAGCCAGATTGGGATGGTCCAAGAAATTTGATTGATGCGATTCATATTTGTCTTAATGATAATTCTAAAAATCTAGGAGTACTTGTCTGTCTTAATGGTGAGATAAACGCGGCAAGCGAAGTAACAAAAATATATTCCGATTCAGTTGAATCATTTAAAAGCCTGGATTTTGGATCACTTGGATTTGTTCAGAACGGGAAAGTGATTTATAACCGACTGCCACACTATCTTGAAAAGATTGAAACTGATATTATTGATGACAATGTTGATATGCTTACTGTTTATGCGGGAATGAATGAAAAGTTTTTCAGATTTTCCGCTGATAGCGGTGCATCGGGAATTGTTGTTGAGGCACTTGGTGTTGGGAATGTTCCGCCACCGGCATTTGAAGGGATTAAATATGCTGTTCAGAAAGGGATTCCTGTTGTTCTGACATCTCGCTGTCCAGCAGGTGAAACTGATTATATTTATAGTTATCCTGGTGCCGGAAAACATTTACACGATATCGGAGTAATATTTGCAGATTACATTAACGGACAAAAAGCAAGAATCAAGCTAATAATCGTGCTTGGCAAGACAAAAGACATAAATGAAATAAGAAGATATTTTGAAGCTCCAAGAGCTAAGTCTCAAAAGTGA
- the tpiA gene encoding triose-phosphate isomerase, whose product MRRKVIAGNWKMNNDLQQSVSLIEELKNKLENKSLNCDVIICPPFTSLYEAKKLIDGSAIKLGAQNMFYEDSGAYTGEISAQMLKSVGCEYVILGHSERRTIFGERDEVINKKIKKALSQKLKPIFCVGETLEEREKDITEKVIKKQIEKGLVDVTPDEVLDVIIAYEPVWAIGTGRTATPQQAQEVHNFIRKLLANMYSKDFANMIVIQYGGSVKPENAGELLSQKDIDGALVGGACLKAESFLGIIEAA is encoded by the coding sequence ATGAGAAGAAAAGTTATAGCCGGCAACTGGAAGATGAATAATGATCTTCAACAGTCTGTCTCTTTAATTGAAGAATTAAAAAACAAACTTGAAAATAAGTCATTAAACTGTGATGTAATTATTTGTCCGCCATTCACATCACTTTATGAAGCAAAAAAATTAATCGATGGCAGTGCAATCAAACTTGGTGCGCAAAATATGTTTTATGAAGATTCAGGTGCATATACAGGAGAAATATCTGCACAAATGCTTAAGTCAGTAGGTTGTGAATATGTGATACTTGGACACTCGGAAAGGCGAACAATTTTTGGTGAAAGGGATGAAGTGATTAACAAGAAAATAAAAAAAGCTTTGTCGCAAAAACTAAAACCAATTTTCTGTGTCGGTGAAACTCTTGAAGAGCGCGAAAAAGATATAACCGAAAAAGTCATAAAGAAACAAATTGAAAAAGGATTAGTTGATGTTACACCTGATGAAGTTCTTGATGTAATCATTGCATACGAACCTGTTTGGGCAATTGGAACAGGAAGAACAGCTACTCCGCAGCAAGCACAGGAAGTTCATAATTTTATCCGTAAACTTCTTGCTAACATGTATTCAAAAGATTTTGCAAATATGATAGTTATTCAATATGGCGGCAGCGTTAAACCTGAGAATGCCGGGGAATTACTTTCACAAAAGGATATTGATGGAGCTTTAGTTGGAGGAGCTTGTCTTAAAGCAGAGTCATTTCTGGGAATTATTGAAGCAGCATAA
- a CDS encoding MFS transporter: MKTKLHRQVILLGLVSLFTDIASEMLYPVTPIFLTTVLGSSMAMVGIIEGIAEFIAAILKGYFGNLSDKVGRRSIFVTIGYSLSAISKPLPGIFQNIPTVFITRVTDRIGKGIRTAPRDALLGSYSDGNSGAVFGFHRAMDTLGAAIGPVAALMLLKIYPENYQLIFLVAFIPSVIAVSFTLMIKDKANTTEKRKKYDYLEFLKSSPKSYKRILFLLAAFSLVNSSDVFLIIKSRDISESSTLAIFGYIFYNIVYAATSYPMGHLSDKIGKKKVFTFGLILFSLVYFGFALVPDIYLLWLLFALYGIYAASTEGISKAWISDLISDENRGTAIGLATLIMGVCVMLGSFVTGILWDKFGSQIPFIISASVSLLLAFIVWIKK; this comes from the coding sequence ATGAAAACCAAATTACATAGACAGGTTATTTTACTCGGTCTGGTAAGTTTATTCACAGACATCGCCAGTGAAATGCTTTATCCTGTTACTCCGATTTTTCTAACTACTGTTCTCGGTTCTTCAATGGCAATGGTTGGAATTATCGAAGGCATAGCAGAATTTATTGCTGCAATTCTTAAAGGATATTTCGGAAATTTATCAGATAAGGTTGGAAGGCGATCTATATTCGTTACGATTGGTTATAGTTTATCAGCAATTTCAAAACCACTTCCGGGAATTTTTCAAAACATTCCGACTGTATTTATCACCCGAGTTACAGATAGAATTGGTAAAGGAATAAGGACTGCACCACGCGATGCATTGCTCGGTTCTTATAGCGATGGAAATTCAGGTGCAGTGTTTGGATTTCACAGAGCAATGGATACACTTGGTGCTGCAATTGGTCCGGTAGCAGCTCTTATGTTATTAAAAATTTATCCGGAAAATTATCAACTGATATTCCTTGTTGCATTTATTCCTTCAGTGATTGCAGTCTCTTTTACTTTGATGATAAAGGATAAAGCCAACACAACAGAAAAAAGAAAAAAGTATGACTATCTTGAATTTTTAAAATCATCTCCCAAAAGTTATAAGAGAATTCTGTTTTTACTGGCTGCATTTTCACTTGTAAACAGCAGTGATGTTTTTTTAATAATAAAATCACGGGACATTTCTGAATCATCGACACTTGCAATCTTCGGCTACATTTTCTATAACATTGTTTATGCAGCAACTTCATATCCTATGGGGCATTTATCTGATAAAATTGGTAAGAAGAAAGTTTTCACATTTGGACTAATTCTTTTCTCTCTTGTTTACTTTGGTTTTGCTCTCGTTCCTGATATTTATTTACTGTGGCTGTTGTTTGCCTTGTATGGAATATATGCTGCATCAACAGAAGGTATTTCTAAAGCATGGATTTCTGATTTGATTTCAGATGAAAACAGAGGGACAGCTATTGGTCTGGCTACTTTAATTATGGGTGTTTGCGTTATGCTCGGTTCATTTGTAACGGGAATTCTTTGGGACAAGTTTGGCTCTCAGATTCCTTTTATTATATCTGCATCAGTAAGTCTTTTGCTTGCTTTTATTGTATGGATTAAAAAATGA
- a CDS encoding DUF1684 domain-containing protein, with translation MKNLIYTSVVLLIILTLFACRNEKPESKGSPEYLEEIKKWDERRVERLKAPDGWLNLVGRSWLKPGINKFGSAKDNDVIIESDKVPDYMGEFIFRDSTVIMKIYDEVRVLLDRNQVKEVIMIDDQKKDMTVFEYGSIRWNLIIRGDKYGIRFRDLESPLVKNFKGIERFPVNEDWKLTASFEPYNPPKKIFVPNVLGQIEEEFSPGAVVFEKEGKTFRIDAIDEGERLFLIIADETSGVETYGGGRFIYVDKPDSTGKIILDFNKAYNPPCVFTKYATCPLPPQQNYLKLKITAGEKNYGEGH, from the coding sequence ATGAAAAATCTGATTTACACATCTGTTGTGCTTCTTATAATTCTGACGTTATTTGCCTGCAGGAATGAAAAACCCGAATCTAAAGGTTCTCCAGAATATCTTGAGGAAATTAAAAAGTGGGATGAAAGAAGAGTAGAAAGACTTAAAGCTCCTGACGGTTGGCTGAATCTTGTTGGAAGAAGCTGGCTAAAACCCGGAATAAATAAATTTGGTTCGGCAAAAGATAATGATGTAATTATTGAATCTGACAAAGTACCCGATTATATGGGAGAATTTATCTTTAGAGATTCAACAGTAATAATGAAAATTTATGACGAAGTTCGGGTGTTACTTGACAGAAACCAAGTTAAAGAAGTAATAATGATTGATGATCAGAAAAAAGATATGACAGTATTTGAATATGGAAGTATCAGGTGGAATTTAATTATTCGTGGCGATAAGTATGGAATAAGATTCAGAGACCTTGAATCTCCTCTTGTCAAAAATTTTAAAGGAATAGAAAGATTTCCTGTTAATGAAGATTGGAAACTGACCGCAAGCTTTGAACCATATAATCCACCTAAAAAAATATTTGTACCTAATGTCCTTGGACAAATTGAAGAAGAATTTTCGCCCGGCGCTGTAGTGTTTGAAAAAGAAGGAAAAACATTCAGGATTGATGCAATTGATGAAGGTGAAAGATTGTTTCTTATCATTGCTGATGAAACAAGCGGAGTCGAAACTTACGGTGGGGGAAGATTTATATATGTTGATAAACCCGATTCAACAGGAAAAATAATTCTGGACTTTAACAAAGCTTATAATCCGCCTTGTGTTTTTACAAAGTATGCGACTTGTCCATTACCACCACAACAAAATTATTTGAAACTAAAAATAACAGCCGGTGAAAAAAATTATGGAGAAGGGCATTGA
- a CDS encoding radical SAM protein: protein MLPLYLERLNLLELNKRAEILKKMLEECRICPNECAVNRLQGEIGNCHSADEVLISSYGPHFGEEPELVGLYGSGTIFFTNCNLSCVYCQNYDISQLGIGNRISIDEIANIMISLQSRGCHNINLVTPTHFVPQIVEALIIAIEKGLEIPLVYNCGGYESVETLHLLEDIIDIYMPDIKYSDNEVAARLSGIKNYWNVVRSAVKEMHIQVGDLHIDKKGIARRGLLVRHLVLPNNLAGSEKVIDFIADEISEETYLNIMDQYRPAFKAAEEQKLMRRIKSDEFERVVEYARFKGLHRGFV, encoded by the coding sequence ATGCTTCCGCTTTATCTTGAAAGACTCAATCTTCTTGAGTTAAATAAAAGAGCAGAGATTCTTAAAAAGATGTTGGAGGAATGCAGAATTTGTCCGAATGAATGCGCAGTAAACAGATTGCAGGGAGAAATTGGCAACTGTCACTCTGCTGATGAAGTTCTTATTTCAAGTTACGGTCCTCATTTCGGTGAGGAACCTGAATTGGTTGGGCTTTATGGTTCGGGGACAATCTTCTTTACCAATTGTAATCTTTCATGTGTTTATTGTCAGAATTATGATATAAGTCAGTTAGGTATCGGAAATAGAATTTCTATTGATGAAATTGCAAATATCATGATTTCTCTCCAAAGCAGAGGATGTCATAATATTAATCTTGTTACTCCTACTCATTTTGTCCCGCAGATTGTTGAAGCATTGATTATAGCCATTGAGAAAGGACTTGAGATTCCGCTTGTTTACAATTGTGGTGGATATGAATCTGTTGAAACTCTCCATTTGCTCGAGGATATCATTGATATATATATGCCTGATATAAAATACTCGGATAATGAAGTTGCTGCACGACTTTCGGGCATAAAAAATTACTGGAATGTTGTGAGATCTGCAGTCAAAGAAATGCACATACAGGTGGGTGACCTTCACATTGACAAAAAAGGAATTGCCAGAAGAGGATTGCTCGTAAGACATCTTGTTTTACCAAATAATCTTGCCGGTTCGGAAAAGGTTATTGATTTTATTGCAGATGAAATCTCCGAAGAAACATATCTGAATATTATGGATCAATATCGTCCTGCATTCAAAGCCGCTGAAGAGCAAAAGCTGATGAGAAGAATAAAATCCGATGAATTTGAAAGAGTTGTTGAATATGCCAGATTCAAAGGCCTACACAGGGGATTCGTTTAA
- a CDS encoding DMT family transporter gives MIKNESKTQVFPASLVSIAATLWAIDGIVLRPYLYNLSVPLVVFIETTIVAIILTPFFYKQFSSLRKLKLKDWIAFIGVAFFGGALGTMAITKALFFVNYVNLSIVIFIQKLQPVFAIILAAIILKEKLTKEFLFWATLAIIGAYIITFEFNLPLLETGDKTAVAALFALIAAFSFGISTVLSKRALRNIGFQLGTYLRFAITALIMLIVVSITNDFKSFSEISINQFYVFLIIAFSTGGPAIFIYYYGLKKISASVATICELAFPLSAVILEYFVHGKILSPVQWIGAVLLLISIIKVSGIEISSFFNNKEE, from the coding sequence ATGATTAAAAACGAATCCAAAACACAAGTTTTTCCTGCTTCTTTGGTTTCAATAGCAGCTACACTCTGGGCTATTGACGGAATAGTTTTAAGACCTTACTTGTATAATCTTTCGGTTCCTTTGGTTGTATTTATTGAAACCACAATTGTTGCAATAATTTTAACTCCTTTTTTCTATAAACAATTTTCTTCTTTAAGGAAACTAAAACTAAAAGACTGGATTGCATTTATTGGAGTTGCATTTTTTGGTGGAGCTCTTGGAACCATGGCAATTACAAAAGCATTATTCTTTGTTAATTATGTTAATCTTTCGATTGTAATATTTATTCAGAAACTTCAACCTGTTTTTGCAATCATTCTTGCAGCAATAATTCTTAAAGAAAAACTCACAAAAGAATTTTTATTTTGGGCAACTCTTGCAATCATCGGTGCATATATAATTACTTTTGAATTTAATTTGCCTCTGCTTGAGACCGGCGATAAGACTGCTGTTGCAGCTTTGTTTGCTCTGATTGCAGCTTTCAGTTTTGGAATTTCAACGGTGCTTAGTAAAAGAGCTTTAAGGAATATCGGATTTCAGCTTGGAACTTATCTTCGTTTTGCTATAACTGCTTTGATTATGCTGATTGTTGTATCAATAACAAATGACTTTAAATCATTTTCAGAAATTTCTATAAACCAGTTTTATGTTTTTTTGATTATTGCATTTTCAACCGGTGGTCCGGCAATTTTTATTTATTACTACGGCTTGAAAAAAATCAGTGCATCAGTTGCTACAATTTGTGAATTGGCTTTTCCTCTTTCTGCAGTAATACTTGAATACTTCGTTCACGGGAAAATATTAAGTCCTGTGCAATGGATTGGTGCTGTGCTGCTTCTTATCAGCATTATAAAAGTAAGTGGAATTGAAATATCATCTTTCTTTAACAATAAAGAAGAATAA
- a CDS encoding c-type cytochrome, with the protein MFRLKILFSVTIATTFLMVTFTACNNSANEKAEMTQADKVARGEFLVTFGGCGDCHTPKVFTPQGPFPDTSRLLSGSPSTTQINGVDNKLVQPGKWILFTQNITAAVGPWGASFAANLTPDVETGIGSWNEQMFINALRTGKHLGAGRPIMPPMPWELTGQHSDDDLKAIFAYLKSLKPVKNKVPDYMPPDRVFAHK; encoded by the coding sequence ATGTTTAGGTTAAAAATCTTGTTTTCTGTTACTATTGCAACAACTTTCTTAATGGTTACTTTTACTGCTTGTAATAATTCTGCAAATGAAAAAGCTGAGATGACTCAGGCAGATAAAGTTGCACGGGGAGAATTCCTTGTAACATTTGGAGGTTGTGGCGATTGCCATACACCCAAAGTTTTCACTCCACAAGGTCCTTTTCCGGATACAAGCAGACTTCTTTCCGGCTCACCTTCAACAACACAAATTAATGGGGTTGATAATAAGTTAGTTCAGCCAGGGAAATGGATTTTGTTTACACAGAATATTACCGCAGCTGTTGGTCCGTGGGGAGCATCATTTGCAGCTAACCTGACACCGGATGTTGAAACCGGAATTGGTTCGTGGAATGAACAAATGTTTATCAATGCATTAAGAACCGGCAAACACCTTGGCGCCGGCAGACCAATTATGCCACCGATGCCCTGGGAGTTAACCGGTCAGCATTCTGATGATGACTTGAAGGCAATATTTGCTTATTTAAAATCTCTAAAGCCGGTTAAAAATAAAGTACCGGATTATATGCCGCCTGATAGAGTTTTCGCTCACAAATAA
- a CDS encoding YCF48-related protein, with translation MKKFLIVNILIFSIGIYSQPQWVRIDSPTNNFLRKIVFTDSLNGWACGLNGTIIHTSDGGDNWFIQNTNTSDPIIDIHFIDNQKGWALIWELNTPPFGSYFLKTVDGGATWVKELIPIESEFFRSVFFLNEQVGLIGDRFTYYTTNGGINWNLSQRDSDIVANLPFLQIQMLNDSLGFACGGVLDNAGIIWKTTDGGRNWKTNGISPDEIFEIFIFDSLNILALSGDPEYLYGVGLIKSTDGGETWSYEELPINAVCFGIDFRNELEGWSAAGFKFLYTLDGGISWSEMNAPDSSVVYDVQFVNDKNGFACGQDGVLLKYIPDPNGIDKEESSNGMGYQLFQNYPNPFNPTTTIEYVIPNGVRNLITLKVYDVLGNEIATLVNEFKTAGHYQVEFNAANIHQGVALPSGVYFYKLQAGSFSSVRKMILIK, from the coding sequence ATGAAAAAGTTTTTAATTGTAAATATTTTAATTTTCAGTATAGGTATTTATTCACAACCACAGTGGGTAAGGATAGATTCACCCACTAATAATTTTTTACGAAAAATTGTTTTTACAGATTCCCTGAATGGTTGGGCTTGCGGACTCAACGGAACAATCATTCATACTTCAGATGGTGGTGATAATTGGTTTATCCAGAATACCAACACATCTGATCCGATAATTGATATCCATTTTATCGATAATCAGAAAGGTTGGGCACTAATATGGGAATTAAACACACCGCCTTTCGGTTCATATTTTCTGAAAACAGTTGATGGCGGCGCAACCTGGGTAAAAGAATTAATTCCAATCGAATCTGAATTTTTCAGATCAGTTTTCTTTCTGAATGAACAGGTAGGTTTAATCGGAGATAGGTTTACTTATTATACAACGAACGGTGGGATAAACTGGAATTTATCCCAAAGGGATAGTGATATTGTTGCAAACCTTCCATTTCTTCAGATTCAGATGTTGAATGATTCACTTGGATTTGCATGTGGTGGTGTACTTGATAATGCCGGTATAATCTGGAAAACAACTGATGGCGGAAGAAACTGGAAAACCAATGGTATCAGTCCTGATGAGATTTTCGAAATTTTCATTTTTGATTCGTTAAATATTCTGGCACTTTCTGGTGATCCCGAATATCTTTATGGTGTTGGATTAATTAAATCAACTGACGGTGGCGAAACCTGGTCATACGAAGAACTACCTATCAATGCAGTTTGCTTTGGAATTGATTTCAGGAATGAACTCGAAGGATGGTCTGCTGCTGGATTCAAATTCCTTTATACACTGGATGGAGGAATCAGTTGGTCTGAAATGAATGCGCCTGACAGCTCAGTGGTTTATGATGTTCAATTTGTAAATGATAAAAATGGATTTGCCTGCGGACAAGATGGAGTGTTGCTTAAGTATATTCCTGATCCAAATGGTATTGATAAAGAAGAATCTTCAAATGGAATGGGTTATCAACTCTTTCAAAATTATCCCAACCCATTTAATCCTACAACTACAATAGAATATGTCATTCCGAACGGAGTGAGGAATCTCATAACACTAAAAGTTTATGATGTACTTGGGAATGAAATAGCAACACTGGTCAATGAATTCAAAACAGCAGGACATTACCAGGTAGAGTTCAACGCTGCAAATATACATCAAGGCGTAGCTCTGCCAAGTGGAGTTTATTTTTATAAACTACAAGCTGGTTCATTTTCTTCCGTAAGGAAAATGATTTTAATTAAGTAA
- a CDS encoding DUF2461 domain-containing protein: MKAMAFPFVTAKYLSDLSKNNNREWFLKNRERFDMEFLQPAIQFVIDIGERIQTFAPNIMAVPRVDKSIFRLHRDVRFRKNKAPYKTNLGLYFWEGKGKRMECSGFYFHIEPNNFFLGAGMYVFTPQQIKKYRDTVYNSDKGKELSGIISSIMKNKNYSIGGKTFKKTPRGYDSDYKYSELLLHSGVYSFYEIESLNMFHKKDILEFTYNVFKDMNPLHQWLVKNI; encoded by the coding sequence ATGAAGGCAATGGCATTCCCTTTCGTTACAGCGAAGTATCTATCAGACCTTTCCAAAAACAACAACCGCGAATGGTTCCTGAAAAACAGAGAAAGATTTGACATGGAGTTTTTGCAGCCTGCGATTCAGTTTGTTATTGATATCGGAGAAAGAATACAAACTTTTGCTCCAAACATTATGGCTGTTCCAAGAGTTGATAAATCAATATTCCGTTTGCACAGAGATGTTCGGTTCAGAAAAAATAAAGCACCATATAAAACCAATCTCGGACTTTACTTTTGGGAAGGTAAAGGAAAACGAATGGAATGCTCTGGTTTTTATTTTCATATCGAACCAAATAATTTCTTTCTCGGTGCAGGTATGTATGTTTTCACTCCGCAGCAAATTAAAAAATATCGGGATACCGTTTATAATTCTGATAAAGGGAAAGAACTATCGGGAATAATTTCTTCAATTATGAAAAATAAAAATTATTCAATCGGTGGAAAGACATTCAAAAAGACTCCGCGTGGTTATGATTCTGATTATAAATATTCAGAACTTCTTTTACACAGCGGAGTTTATTCGTTCTATGAAATTGAATCATTAAATATGTTTCATAAAAAGGATATTTTGGAATTCACCTACAATGTTTTCAAAGATATGAATCCACTTCATCAATGGCTTGTGAAAAATATCTGA
- a CDS encoding KamA family radical SAM protein: protein MKYISYLLSNFKNIPQMKKLEQQYLDDIEIVGSVLPFKTNNYVVDNLIDWSKVPDDPMFKLTFPQKDMLLPHHYEKMKSVVMNGADKLKIKEAANEIRMQLNPHPAGQLEYNVPIIEGEKIYGMQHKYRETVLFFPSQGQTCHAYCTFCFRWPQFVGMEDLKFASKEAELLVKYVKEHDEVTDVLFTGGDPLIMKTKHLEAYIRPLLEANLENLRHIRIGSKALAYWPYRFLTDDDADDLLRLFEDVHKAGKHLAFMAHFNHPAELEGYAVEKAIKRILDTGAVIRTQSPVLKHINDDSKIWADMLRKQVNLGCIPYYMFVARNTGAQHYFSIPLIQAWKIFRETYQSVSGICRTLRGPSMSCLPGKVQILGVAEIKNEKVMVFRMIQGRNPDWAARPFFAEYDEKAIWYTDLKPAFGEEKFFFTDELNQILNPEEIEYDLE from the coding sequence ATGAAATATATTTCATATCTGCTGAGCAATTTCAAAAACATTCCACAGATGAAAAAGCTGGAACAACAATACCTGGATGACATAGAAATTGTTGGTTCTGTTCTTCCATTCAAAACGAATAATTATGTTGTAGATAATCTGATTGATTGGTCAAAAGTTCCTGATGATCCGATGTTCAAACTTACCTTTCCGCAAAAAGATATGCTTCTTCCGCATCATTATGAAAAGATGAAATCTGTTGTAATGAATGGTGCGGATAAACTGAAAATCAAAGAAGCTGCTAATGAAATCAGAATGCAGCTTAATCCTCATCCCGCCGGACAACTAGAATACAATGTTCCGATAATTGAAGGAGAAAAAATTTATGGAATGCAGCATAAGTATCGCGAGACAGTTTTGTTTTTCCCAAGTCAGGGACAAACTTGTCATGCTTATTGTACATTTTGTTTCCGCTGGCCTCAGTTTGTTGGAATGGAAGATTTAAAGTTTGCATCAAAGGAAGCTGAGCTTTTAGTTAAATATGTTAAAGAACACGATGAAGTAACTGATGTTCTCTTCACTGGTGGTGATCCGTTGATAATGAAAACAAAACATCTTGAAGCTTACATCAGACCATTGCTTGAAGCTAATCTTGAAAATCTAAGACACATTCGCATTGGTTCTAAAGCACTTGCTTACTGGCCTTACAGATTCCTAACCGATGACGATGCAGATGATTTGTTAAGATTATTCGAAGATGTTCACAAAGCAGGTAAGCATCTTGCATTTATGGCTCACTTCAATCATCCGGCTGAGCTTGAAGGTTACGCAGTTGAAAAAGCAATAAAAAGAATTTTAGATACTGGTGCTGTAATCCGAACACAATCGCCGGTGCTGAAACATATAAACGATGATTCAAAGATTTGGGCTGATATGTTGAGAAAGCAGGTTAATCTCGGCTGCATACCATATTATATGTTCGTTGCCCGAAATACAGGCGCTCAACATTACTTTTCAATTCCGCTTATTCAAGCCTGGAAAATATTCCGGGAAACATATCAATCTGTAAGTGGAATTTGCAGAACTCTCAGAGGACCAAGTATGTCTTGTCTTCCGGGCAAAGTTCAGATACTCGGAGTTGCCGAAATCAAAAATGAAAAAGTTATGGTTTTCAGAATGATTCAAGGAAGGAATCCTGATTGGGCAGCAAGACCATTCTTTGCAGAGTATGACGAAAAAGCAATCTGGTACACTGATTTAAAACCTGCGTTTGGTGAAGAAAAATTTTTCTTTACAGATGAATTGAATCAGATTCTCAACCCGGAAGAAATTGAGTACGACCTTGAGTAA